A genome region from Procambarus clarkii isolate CNS0578487 chromosome 78, FALCON_Pclarkii_2.0, whole genome shotgun sequence includes the following:
- the LOC123746002 gene encoding uncharacterized protein — protein sequence MQETSHFLKAALQVGPWRITRRVMLFVIVFCVVIIVFGTFILKTHRFDDDHDWDDDDDDDDDDDKKTFSSGDSVMLVMIGLSGMAGLVTLGSCFMATSNSPRQLGSDSNSPTSSVYTVSGGAVPPVRPHQQLSPRPSAPESDQEPYAATHGSNNNNIKMPLPQHTNGYPQNPSYPRNPHYPPDPPPSYSAASYPVGGARVVGRAVPHTALRVVSCPPTLSTIADLPPPTLSTIADLPPPYSATPAHSPTRR from the exons ATGCAGGAGACCAGCCACTTCCTGAAGGCCGCTCTGCAG GTCGGGCCCTGGAGGATAACTCGAAGAGTAATGCTGTTCGTCATCGTCTTCTGCGTGGTGATCATCGTCTTCGGCACCTTCATCCTCAAGACCCACAGATTCGACGACGACCACGACTGGGACGACGACgatgacgacgacgacgacgacgacaagaAGACCTTCAGCAGCGGCGACTCGGTCATGCTCGTCATGATTGGCCTCTCGG GTATGGCTGGCCTGGTGACCCTTGGAAGCtgcttcatggccacctccaacaGTCCCCGGCAGCTGGGAAGCGACTCCAACTCCCCAACCTCCTCCGTGTACACTGTGAGTGGGGGCGCAGTGCCCCCTGTCCGGCCCCACCAGCAGCTCTCCCCCAGGCCCTCAGCCCCAGAGTCCGACCAGGAGCCCTACGCCGCTACCCACggctctaacaacaacaacatcaagatGCCCCTACCCCAGCACACCAACGGGTACCCGCAGAATCCCAGTTACCCGAGGAATCCACACTACCCGCCCGACCCGCCGCCCAGTTACTCCGCAGCCAGCTATCCTGTGGGCGGGGCACGGGTGGTGGGGAGGGCAGTGCCCCACACCGCTTTGCGGGTAGTGTCCTGCCCGCCCACTCTCAGCACCATAGCCGACCTCCCGCCGCCCACACTCAGCACCATAGCCGACCTCCCGCCGCCCTATTCCGCCACGCCCGCCCACAGCCCAACGAGGCGGTAG